GGACACGGCGTAGCCGCGACCTTGGCCGGCAAGCAGATCACCGTCGACGGACATGAGGGCGAGGTGCGCGCCGGGACCCTGCCGCTGTCCGCTTGGTCCGAGAACGACACCCCGGAGCTGCGGGAACTCACCGGCATCGCGTTGCGGATCAGCCCGCTGCGGGCACACGCAGCCGGCGACTACCCCAGGCTCGAGGATCATTCCGAGGCCGCCACGCGGGCTGCCATGAGCGCCGGACACACCGATGTGGTTTCGGACGCGCCACTGATCACCATGTTGCATTCGCTGCGAGCATCGACTGCTTGATACCGGAATCCGACAACCCGCTGGCCGAAGTGGTTATGTGCTTGCGGGACAATGGGTCGGCACATGTTCGACGCTTCGTCAAATCTTTACGCGCACCTGGAACTGCGCAGCGCACTTGTCCGCGGCGCCGCCAATGAACTGACCCGGCGTCGACGCACTTACACCGCCCGAAATGCCCCCGAAATTTGTGCCAGCGTCACCGACCTTCGGGCGTGGGCGAGGACGAGAGGGCAGATGCCAGCTGCAGGTGAACCAGTTGGCTGCACATACCCCCGGACGCTGGTCATTTCCCTCTCAATTTCCGACCAGGTCTCCCGTCTTGGCTGGGCGGGGATCGGGGCGGCCCGGATTTGGCCCGGAGTTGTCGGGGGTGGCTGCGATGATGAGGTCATGTCTTCGGGTGCACCGGCTGGCGCCGTGGTGGTCAGTCCTGGCGAGCGTCTTGAGGTGTTGTTTGAGGAGTTGGCGGAGTTGGCCGGTCAGCGCAACGCCATTGATGGGCGCATCGTGGAGATCGTGGCCGAGATGGATCGCGACGAGTTGTGCGGGATCACGGGGGCGCGGTCGGTGGCGGCGTTGGTGGCCTGGAAGCTGGGTTCGTCGTCGGCCAACGCTCACACGATCACTACCATCGCCAGCCGGCTGGAGGAGTTTCCGCGCTGCGCGGCCGGCATGCGGCAGGGTCGACTGTCGCTGGATCAAATCGGCGTTATCGCCGCGCGCGCCGGTGCGGGATCTGATGCGCATTACGCGCAGTTGGCGCAGGTCGCCACGGTCAACCAGCTGCGCACCGCGGTCAAGTTGGAACCGCGACCCGAACCCGATTCGCGGCCGCATCCGCAGCCCTCGATCACCAAGACCTGCGACGAGCAGTTCAGTTGTTGGCGGATCACACTGCCGCACGACGACGCGGCGAAGTTCGACGCCGCCTTGGCGTCTCATCGTGATGCGCTGATCGCCGAGTGGAAACACGATCACGGCAATGGCCCGGGCGCTTCAGATCAGCGGCCGCCGGTGCCGGGCACCCTCGAGGCGTTTCTGCGCCTGGTCGAGGCCGGCTGGGACGCCGAGGCAACCCGCCGCCCCCATGGGCAGCACACCACGGTGGTGGTGCACCTCGACGTGGCCAAGCGCGCCGCGGCGCTGCATCTGGGTCCGCTGCTGTCCGAGGCCGAACGCCGGTACCTGAGCTGTGATGCCACCTGCGAAGTCTGGTTGCAACGTCACGGCCGGCTCATCGGCGCCGGCCGAACGACCCGCCTGGTCAGCCGGCGGCTGCGCCGCGCGCTGGAGCACCGCCAGCCCAGCTGCGCGGTTCCTGGCTGTGGCGCCGCCCGTGGTCTGCACGCCCACCACATCCGTCACTGGGAAGACGGCGGGGCCACCGAGTTGGCCAACCTGGTGCTGCTGTGCCCGTATCATCACCGCAGCCACCATCGCGGCGACATCACCATCACCGGATCCGCTGAGGCTCTCATCGTCACCGACGACGCCGGTCGATTACTGAGCCCAGGATCGCTGGCGCGCCCACCAACCCAACCCCCACCCGCGGTGGCGCCCTGCCCAGGACCTATTGGCGAGCGCGCCGACTGGTGGTGGTATGAACCCTTCCAGCCCCAACCACCACCACAGAACTAACGTGGCTACCGGTGCCGGTCACCACCGGCACCGCATAGAAACCCAAACACGTTGGGACATCGAGAAATCAGCACACAACCCGGCCGCCTACCATGTCGTGGACACCCGGGGCCACAACCAACCCGCACCGCACCCACCCGCGAACCCAAGACCCCCACAACCGCTGATCAACACCCGCAGTAACGCGGGACAGGGGCCAGGTGTGGCAGACACCAGCCGCGGTCAAATCAGTTGGCTGCACATACCCACCCGACGCTGATCGTTTCCCCTCTCAATTTCCGACCAACTCTGGTGCTATACAGTCGGACCACTGTGAGGGTTTTCGGCACAGCTCAGACTCGACGATGGCCGTGGGCCGTCGTGCGCACCCGAACCCCCCAAAAGAATTGGCGACCATGAAATTCCCATACGCCACGATACTGTTGAGCCTGCTCGCCCTGAGCGTCACAACAGAAGTGCTCTGGATGGGTAATATCTCCCGCCCACCCACGACGATCTATCACATGTGGCATGCAGCTCTGATGCTCTTTGTCATCACCGTACGCCTGGCTTATCAGAAGCAGCTTTCCCCGCAGGTGGCAAGGTATGCGCGCATACTGATCGCGGGGATGGCAATGTGTGCCCTGGGAGACGTGGTCAATAGCGCCATATCCGGCATCGAACCCATCAGCCAAAAGCTGTCCATCGCGATCATTCTGTTCGGCGCCGGGTACAGCTTGTACGTCTACGTCCTCTACCGTTTTTCTCAGCCCAGACTCGCACTACGTCACGGAATTGGTTACCGCATGCGCTGGTCCGTCGTGATGATCGTTGCGGTGGCCAACACTGTGGGCTGGGTCTCGTACGTGCGGGCACCAGTTGCCGGGCATCGGTTCCTCGAGCTTGGCAGCTTCCTTTTCAACCTCGTCATCTACACCCTGATGATCAGCTTCAGTATTTGG
The nucleotide sequence above comes from Mycobacterium pseudokansasii. Encoded proteins:
- a CDS encoding HNH endonuclease signature motif containing protein yields the protein MSSGAPAGAVVVSPGERLEVLFEELAELAGQRNAIDGRIVEIVAEMDRDELCGITGARSVAALVAWKLGSSSANAHTITTIASRLEEFPRCAAGMRQGRLSLDQIGVIAARAGAGSDAHYAQLAQVATVNQLRTAVKLEPRPEPDSRPHPQPSITKTCDEQFSCWRITLPHDDAAKFDAALASHRDALIAEWKHDHGNGPGASDQRPPVPGTLEAFLRLVEAGWDAEATRRPHGQHTTVVVHLDVAKRAAALHLGPLLSEAERRYLSCDATCEVWLQRHGRLIGAGRTTRLVSRRLRRALEHRQPSCAVPGCGAARGLHAHHIRHWEDGGATELANLVLLCPYHHRSHHRGDITITGSAEALIVTDDAGRLLSPGSLARPPTQPPPAVAPCPGPIGERADWWWYEPFQPQPPPQN